One genomic region from Pirellulales bacterium encodes:
- a CDS encoding FAD-dependent oxidoreductase, whose product MKLLIVGGVAGGASAAARARRLSEDAQIIVFERGPDVSFANCGLPYYLGGEIAQREKLLVTTPGRMRDRFQIDVRTRSTVVAIDRLHKKIRVQDLATNREYEETYDKLILAPGAAPLRPPIPGIDLPGIFTLRNLQDVDHIKGRIEQGVAQAVVVGAGFIGLELVENFVKRGISTTVVELQDQVLPPFDREMTQPITEELSARGVTLLLGQAADAFEEDPQGLAVRLKSGQRLPAQLVILGVGVRPENTLAVDAGLLVGPRGGIQVDEYLRTSDPDIYAVGDAIETRDAVTGDPAQVPLAGPANRQGRIAADNIFGRKVRYRGTQGTAIVGFFDRVAAITGASEKILRRTNRPYHKVYVHPTHHAGYYPGAEAMTLKLLFDPAGKILGAQAVGGAGVDKRIDVLSVAIQAGMTVFDLEELELAYAPQFGSAKDPINMAGFVAGGLLRGEHPQLNVEDVLALPVVEQPYLLDVRTAHEFAAGHLPGAVNIPVDDLRSRLHELPRDKKIAAYCQVGQRGYIATRVLLQNGFSAFNIGGGYKTYRLFQPNDHI is encoded by the coding sequence ATGAAACTGCTCATTGTTGGCGGTGTCGCCGGAGGCGCATCCGCGGCCGCCCGCGCCCGACGTTTATCCGAAGACGCGCAAATTATCGTGTTCGAACGGGGGCCGGATGTCTCCTTCGCCAATTGCGGCCTCCCCTACTATCTGGGGGGCGAGATCGCCCAGCGGGAAAAACTGCTCGTCACCACGCCGGGGCGCATGCGCGATCGTTTTCAAATCGACGTGCGCACGCGGTCAACGGTTGTGGCTATTGACCGTCTCCACAAAAAAATCCGTGTCCAGGACCTGGCCACAAACCGCGAATACGAGGAAACCTATGATAAACTGATCCTCGCCCCCGGCGCGGCTCCCTTGCGTCCTCCGATCCCGGGTATTGATTTACCGGGAATCTTTACCTTGCGAAATTTGCAAGACGTGGATCACATCAAGGGGCGAATCGAGCAGGGTGTCGCGCAAGCCGTCGTGGTGGGAGCTGGTTTTATTGGTTTGGAGTTGGTTGAAAATTTTGTTAAACGGGGCATCTCCACCACCGTGGTCGAGTTACAGGATCAAGTCCTGCCCCCCTTTGACCGGGAAATGACACAGCCGATTACTGAAGAGCTGTCGGCGCGGGGGGTGACGCTGTTGCTGGGCCAAGCGGCTGACGCATTTGAGGAAGATCCCCAGGGACTAGCTGTTCGGCTAAAGTCCGGCCAGCGATTGCCGGCCCAGTTGGTCATCCTGGGGGTCGGGGTGCGGCCTGAAAACACGCTGGCCGTGGATGCGGGACTGCTTGTTGGTCCCCGGGGTGGCATTCAGGTTGACGAATATCTGCGGACAAGCGACCCGGATATTTACGCCGTAGGCGACGCCATCGAAACACGGGACGCCGTCACCGGTGATCCGGCCCAGGTGCCGTTGGCGGGTCCCGCCAATCGTCAAGGCCGCATTGCCGCCGACAATATCTTTGGGCGAAAAGTCCGCTATCGCGGAACGCAGGGGACGGCGATCGTCGGCTTTTTTGACCGTGTCGCGGCGATCACCGGTGCATCGGAAAAAATTCTGCGTAGAACGAATCGGCCTTATCATAAAGTTTATGTGCACCCGACACATCACGCCGGATACTATCCGGGCGCGGAAGCCATGACGCTAAAGTTATTGTTCGATCCGGCGGGAAAGATTTTGGGGGCGCAAGCCGTCGGCGGGGCCGGTGTCGATAAGCGGATCGACGTGCTGTCCGTGGCCATCCAAGCGGGTATGACCGTTTTTGACCTGGAAGAACTGGAGTTGGCCTATGCCCCGCAATTTGGCTCGGCCAAGGATCCAATCAACATGGCTGGCTTTGTCGCGGGAGGACTGCTGCGGGGGGAACATCCGCAACTCAATGTCGAGGACGTTTTGGCCCTTCCCGTCGTGGAACAACCGTATTTGTTGGATGTGCGCACGGCGCACGAATTTGCCGCGGGGCATCTGCCCGGCGCTGTCAATATTCCCGTGGATGACCTGCGGTCGCGATTACACGAACTCCCCCGTGACAAAAAAATCGCCGCTTATTGCCAGGTGGGCCAACGTGGCTACATAGCCACCAGGGTGCTGCTGCAGAATGGATTTTCCGCCTTTAATATTGGCGGTGGCTACAAAACATATCGGCTATTTCAGCCCAACGACCACATATGA